In Candidatus Liberibacter africanus PTSAPSY, the genomic stretch TATAAAGAATAGATCGACCAAAATGTGCTATTTTTGCCAGAACAAATCCTTCAGTACCACTGATTATTGGACATATTATATCTTTTTTACAGGATTTTTCACTAATTCTTTCAATATCAAATCCAAAAATCATCAAAGATTTCCTAGCATGTTCTTATGTTGCCAATTGACAGAATAATAATCATATATTTTTTCAAAAAGAGGCGTATGTAAACGTTTTGGTGCTTTTTCTACTCCTGTAAACCATTTAAAAAGATTAGAATCATCCTCTTCTATCATAGATTCCAGCATGTCTAACTCCATGGGACTAAGCTCTAAAATAAATTGATCGACAAAAGATCCTAAAATAAGATCCATTTCACGTGTGCCTCTCCGCCAACAACGATAAATAATCTTGCGACAACGCGGATTCATGTTTTTTCTCATTTAATGACTCTACTTATTGTTAACATATTGCTATACTTTCTTGTGTGCAATAAAAGTGTTCATCATTTCTTGTAATCATGTAAAGTATGCGTCCTTCTTTTCTCAATCCCCTATTTTCCCCTCTCTCAACC encodes the following:
- a CDS encoding succinate dehydrogenase assembly factor 2, with the protein product MNPRCRKIIYRCWRRGTREMDLILGSFVDQFILELSPMELDMLESMIEEDDSNLFKWFTGVEKAPKRLHTPLFEKIYDYYSVNWQHKNMLGNL